From Leishmania mexicana MHOM/GT/2001/U1103 complete genome, chromosome 9, a single genomic window includes:
- a CDS encoding putative prefoldin subunit 2, protein MTANASASESALTEEQIVQQYNRMRQEQSAIMSRIAELENESHEHDLVATELRPLNKDRCCHRLVGGALVELTVGEVLPDIEENLAAIREALVQLNKGLMEKEKQMDEFMTKHKLNRPGANQAVTANQSNEGNRGVLA, encoded by the coding sequence ATGACCGCGAACGCCAGTGCGTCGGAGAGCGCCCTCACTGAGGAGCAGATTGTGCAGCAGTACAACCGCATGCGTCAGGAGCAGAGCGCCATCATGTCTCGCATCGCCGAGCTGGAGAATGAGTCCCACGAGCACGACCTCGTCGCGACCGAGCTGCGCCCGCTCAACAAGGACCGCTGCTGTCATCGCCTTGTCGGTGGTGCGCTAGTGGAGCTCACGGTGGGCGAGGTGCTGCCGGACATTGAGGAGAACTTAGCCGCCATTCGCGAAGCGCTCGTGCAGCTAAACAAAGGCCtcatggagaaggagaagcagaTGGACGAGTTCATGACCAAGCACAAGCTGAACCGTCCCGGCGCGAACCAGGCCGTGACGGCCAATCAGAGCAACGAGGGCAACCGCGGCGTTCTGGCGTGA